ATGACTTTACCTTAGCTTTGTTTCTAACATAATTATTCATCTTCAATATCTCTTTCGCTAGTCATAAAGTTAGTATGCTCAGTTTTATATGCTGAATAGTCAATGTTATATAAAACCTCACTTGCAGGATAAGTATAATCCTCAGTCATAGAAAAATCACCATACATTTCATCCCAAAACTCATTAAACTCTTCTTCTTGTTCATAATGGATTTTTTCTATATTTTGCTTGACTCTAGGATTTTCATTTTCAAAACTTTTAATTAAAAAACTAGCTGTAAGTATTGTTGTATTGATTAAAAATTCTTTTGTTAATTCATCTATGCCATCATTTCTAATTTGAAGTTCTTGCATAGTTCTGCCATGAGATGTAGCACCTATTTCATTTCTTAAATTACCCATCTGTTGACCAATATTTGCAATGGAAGTTGACAATTGTACTTCTAAGTCTCCTCCCTTAAAACCTATAGCCTTATAGGCTTGTTTTAATGAACCACCAATACTCTCTGTGGAATTTAACTCTATACCTTTTTCACTACAAATTTCTTTAGATATGGACTCTAAGAGAGATTTTGCATTCTCTAAAGCTGAGCCAAAATCACTATCTACAAAAGTTTCAATTCGTAATAAGTATTCTTCTAGTGGTTTCCACCTACCATATTGTTCGATTAAAACTTTTAACTTTTCCATACTTAATAATTAACCTTAACTTCACCACTCATAAGCTTAGGCAAAAGTGTATCTCTCATATTTTCAAGAGTTTTGATTTGGCCCAAACTAAAAATGATTTTTTCAAACATAGGAGATATTATTTTTGAATACTTTTCTATTTCATCTTTATCTAATTCTGCAAAAGGACAATTCTCTATATCCGTTGCACTAATATTTGGTTGAGCACTTCCTGAAGCTGTATTTATAATATAGTCATAACCAAATTCTGATGTTAAGTGCAAATAGGCAAGAAAGCACGCACCATTAAATTTCTCCCGTAACATACCAACTCGTTGATTTAGCCATAAATTTTTATCAGTATTTGGGACTATTCCCATTTTCCCAATTTCAGCACCAGTCATAGCAAAAAGAATATCACCACTATTTATTTTAAATTTCTCATCAGTTCTTATTGCAACATTGTCATCTATAAAATCACTTTCAGATATATTAACTATTGAATTTGAAATATTTTTTATTTTTATTACTAAATTATTTCCAAAATCTTGAAAATCTTTACTTTTAAAAGCGTAACCACTTTGAAGATTAACAATATTACCAATAGTTGAGTTAAAATCAGACTCTTTAAACCATTGTCTAAAAAGTGTTTGTGCTAGCTCTTCAAGGGTTTTGTTTTGGCGGTGGAGAAGGTCGATTTTATCATCAAGAGAGCTTAAAACTTCTGCTATTGCTTTTTGTTCTTCTAATGGTGGAAGTGTAATAAAAGCGTCACTTAAATCATTAATTGTAATTTGAGATTGTGCAGACCCACTATCTAAGTATCTTAAAGTTTCAATAGCATAGTAATAATAAATAAATTTATTATCAACAATATTTTTGTCAAAATCCATTTTAAGCGATAGATTAGTAAGAAAGCAATCTTCTTTAATAACTTTCACATCACCTGTTCCACCAACACCCCTTGCAACTACAATTAAATCACCTTTATTACAATTAAATTCAGGATAAGTGTATTGATATTTATATCCCGAAAATGTTGGATAATTCCCCGAATTTAATTTATCTTTTTTGGGCATTTTCCCATATGAAAAGTTACCAATATCGCCTATTCTATATTGTATCCACTCACCCATCAAACATCCCCCTCATAAAGCATATTTATAACAAGTTTGATGATTATCTCTTTTTGATCTGGGTGTGACTGTGCTACGAGCAGAGCTATAGAAGCTAAGGCATTGTCATTGATTTTAGTTTGTTTTTTGCCCTCTAAAGCCCTATGCTTAGTGGTGTGTTCCAAAATGGAACAAGTTGATTTTTTATCTAATTCTTCACTCATCAATAACAACCTTTGCCAAGTTATCATTTATCCTTTGATTTAGTATTTGTTCCTCTTTTATCTGCTCTTTAAGCTCAGCTTGCAAGCTAGTAAATCTCTCTTTAAAATCAAATTCATCATCTACCTCTTCAAGTCCTACATATCGCCCAGGGGTTAGTACATAGTTTAGCTCTTTTACTTCATCTAATGAAGCTGATTTACAAAAACCTTTTATATCTTCATACTCACTATTTCCACTCTTCCAATCATGATAAACCTTAGCTATGTGGTTTGTATCTTCATGACTTAACTCTTTTGTTCGTCTGTTGATAAGATGCCCCATATTTCGAGCGTCTATAAAAAGAATGTCTTTAGTAGTTTTTCCTCTTTTCATAAACCAAATGCTCGCTGGAATTTGAGTATTTAAAAAGAGTTTTGCAGGGAGGTTTACTATTGCATCAACTAAATTAGCTTCTATAAGAGCTTTTCTAATCTCTCCCTCATTTGATGTGTTAGAAGTGAGGCTCCCTTTTGCTAGTACAAATCCTGCTGTTCCAGTTGGGCTCAAGTGATAGAGGAAGTGTTGTATCCAAGCGTAGTTTGCATTTCCCTCTGGTGGAGTTCCATATTTCCATCTTCCATCATTTCGCAGGAGATCACCACTCCAATCACTTACATTAAAAGGTGGATTTGCGATGATAAAATCAGCTTTTAAATCTTTGTGGGCATCGTTTAAAAATGAGCCTTCATTGTTCCATTTTACTTGAGAGCTGTCTATTCCACGAATGGCAAGATTCATCTTTGCTAGACGCCATGTGGTTTGGTTTGACTCTTGACCATAGATAGATATATCGTTTATCTTGCCTTGGTGTTCTTTTACAAACTTTTCAGATTGTACAAACATACCACCACTACCACAACAAGGATCAAACACTCTACCTTTGCAGGGCTCTAACATTTTTACAAGAAGTTCAACGACACTTTTTGGCGTATAAAACTGTCCCCCTTGTTTGCCCTCAGCTAGTGCAAACTCACCTAAAAAGTATTCAAATACATGACCAAGTACATCAGCACTTCTTGCTTTGGCATCACCAAGGGCAATGTTTCCTATAAGGTCGATAAGCCCGCCCAGTGCTTTACTATCTAAGTTGTCTCTTGCATAGACTTTTGGCAGTACCCCTTTTAGTGATGGATTGTCTTTTTCTACAACATCCATAGCTTCATCGACAATTTTCCCGATATTTGGAAGTTTTGCATTTGAAAGTAAGTAGTTCCATCTAGCAGCAGGAGGGACGAAAAATACATTTTCCGCTTTATATTCATCTTTGTCTTCGGGGTCTGCTCCAACATACTCACCTTCACCAGATTTTAGTTTATTGTGAAGCTCTTCAAAACTATCAGAAATATACTTTAAAAACACAAGTCCCAATACGACATGTTTGTACTCCGCCGCATCGATGTTTTTTCGTAGCTTATCAGCTGCTTTCCATAATTGTTTCTCTAGTGATTCTTCTTGCTTCTCTTTTTGGGACAACTTTTCAACTTTTTTCAAATCATTATGCGCTAGTTTTGCCATATACCTATCTTTCTAGTAATATTAACCTATCGATGATTCTAGCTAATTAGGGCTTAATGAAAAATTCATTGGAATATTATATTTTAATGTTTGTGAGTGGGGTAAAAAGTGTGGTAAGCTATTTTGGGATGAAATGTAAAACATTTTAAATCCCTAAATTTAGGGTCTTAGATGGTGTCAAGAGGGAGACTTGAACTCCCGACCTCCGGCTTATGAGACCAGCGCTCTAACCAGCTGAGCTACCTTGACACACACTTTGAAGGTCGAAATTATATCTCGTCTAAACTTACAAATTGGTTAATTAAATAGTTTCAAGAGATCTTTGATCGGTTCTTTCAAATCTTTTGGCACATGCTTATCGATAACATCATTTATTTTCTTTTTAATATAGGTTGAGGATTTGACATCCACCTTAGGATGGTGGATATCGCCTTTAATATTTCCATTGAGATCTTTGTCTTTGATTTTGAGTTGAAATGATGCGTTGATATTTTTATCTGCGAGATTTACATGACCTGCTGGAATCTTCAGATACCCCCCATCACTCCCCATATAAAGTGCAAAATTAGTATCATCATGATCGATTGTCCCCGTGAGGTTACTATCGATAAAGCGCTCATGAGTTAGATCATATCCACTCAACATAAAAATCAAATCGCTCGTCTCCCCAGCTTTAAATTGCCCTGTAGGTGCCAGTGCGGAAAAGCGTCCCTGTTTTGAGATTAAATCATACGTGATATTAGCATCAACCTGCGAATCAAATATCTCAGGTAAAAACGCCGCATGGCTCATACGTAACGCCGATAAGTTTTGAATTCGCACATCTAGAAGATTGTTTGTAAGATCAAAAGAACTGTTTGAATCCAAGAATCCACTCATCCCCGTGAGCGTGATATTGTTATCAACGCCTAAAAATCTACCGGTTACGTCCAGTGTCCCTCGGAGTTTCATATTTGTCAAAAATTCCATATTTTCAAGCTTGCCAACAGAGAGATTATAGTCCCCCTCATATTGTTGCGTCTTGGGATCATACATGATATTTGGACTTTTTAAACTCGCCAGATTGGATAGAAAATCCACACTATTTGTGATATTTTGATCTCTATTTTCAGAGTGGACATGCAGAGAAAATGTACTGTTTTGAGGAAAATCTGTCTCTAGCAACGCACTCATATTTTGGGCTACAAAATGTCCATCATGAACACGCACATCCGATTGAAACACCCCTTTTGAGAGATCATCGATCGTAATATCACCGTCGATTAACGCATCAGTATATCTCTTGGCTTCGAACATATCCCAAACCTTGGCAGCCTGAAGTCCGACAAAATGCAATGTCGCTTGTTGATTAATCACCGATAGATCAATCAATCCACCAAATGTCTTACTTTGTGCTTTGATGACCCGATTGTCACCCTCCATCATGATATTTCCACTGAGGCGCATCTCTCCTTTGAGTTTTTGTCCCACAACCGGAGGCAACAAACCCAAACTCGGCAATACCAATGCATAATCAGCAGAAAAACGTTGATTTGCGAGGTGATATTCACTTTTGTTGAACTTTAACTGTGCGATATTTGACAAGATATTGCCAGAACTGTAGATAATGTCATTGCTGATTTTTGAATTGACTGAACCTTTGTAACTGATGGCATCTTTGAGTTTTATACCAAAATGCTTGGCGATGACATCATTGTTTAGGACTCCAAAATAGATTGTATTTTTGATGGTTCCAGCAAAATTTTCACCATCATCTGAAACTAAATCAGCCGATGCACTCAAAACACCATGCGTATAAATCGGTTGATTGAGAAACGCTAGGATATCTTCAATTCGTAAACTTTTCGCATCAATCTGTAATGTTCTTACTTTTTTATCTTTGATAGCCACCAAAAATTTCGTTTTAGACTTAAAAGCCGTCCCTTCTCCATTGATCGTGTATTCGTGTCGGTTTCCTTTTAGATTACCATCTAATAACATATGGCTTGTGATGGTCAGATACGGGGTGCGGAGATTATTGACATCAATCTTATAAATCAAATCGAAATTTTGTTTGAAAAGATTAATCTTGCCATTTACGACCAATGTCGCGTTGTGATCGATTACCATTTCAAAATCAAGAAAGTCAGGCTTTAGTGTCAATGACTCAATGTTTACATCATGATCAATATTTTTTGCAATGATTTTCCCAACATAGGGCTTCAAAATATTATTTCCAATGCTTGTAAAAAGCAAAATATAGACCAAAGAAAACAAAAACATGATAAAAACTATGATAGATACAAATATTCGCACACATTTTCCTTATAAATATTTTTTAAAATACTTTAGCCAAATGGACTAAAGTATTCTACTTTTTTCATAAAATTACTTGACATATTAGCATATTTTTAGTAAAATTCTGTCACTCAAATAAAAAGAGTGCTAAAATTTTGCTAAAAGGATAAACCATGACTTTTAAACCATTAGGAGAAAGAGTTCTTCTTCAAAGAATTGAAGAACCAAAAAAAACTGCAACAGGTATCATTATACCTGACAATGCAAAAGAAAAACCTTTAAGCGCGGAGGTGATTTCTATCAGTAAAGAAATCGAAGACGAAGGCATCATCAAAGTGGGAGACAAGGTTATCTTTGCCAAGTATGCAGGCACAGAATTAAACCTGGATGGCAAAGAATATTTAGTAATGAACAAAGATGATATCTTAGGTATTTTATAAATCAACAAGAAGGAATAAAAAAATGGCAAAAGAAATACATTACTCAGACAAAGCAAGAAATTCACTTTATGAAGGTGTTAAAAAATTAAATGATGCCGTAAAAGTAACGATGGGGCCAAGAGGACGAAATGTCCTGTTGCAAAAGAGTTTTGGTGCTCCTAGCATCACAAAAGACGGTGTTTCTGTTGCAAAAGAAATCGAGCTGGCAAATACTTTGGAAAATATGGGTGCGCAACTGGTTAAAGAAGTCGCTTCTAAGACGGCAGATCAAGCAGGAGATGGTACCACGACTGCAACTATTTTAGCTCATGCAATATTTAAAGAAGGTCTTAGAAATATCACAGCCGGAGCCAATCCGATCGAAGTCAAAAGAGGCATGGATAAAGCAAGTGAAGCGATTATGGGTGAACTCAAAAAAATCGCAAAAGAAGTAAAAAACAAAACTGAAATCGCACAAGTTGCGACTATCTCGGCAAACTCTGATGCCATCATCGGTGAGCTTATAGCAGAGGCTATGGACAAAGTCGGCAAAGACGGCGTCATCACAGTAGAAGAGGCAAAAGGCATCAATGACGAACTCGATGTCGTAGAAGGCATGCAATTTGACAGAGGCTACTTGTCGCCTTATTTTGCAACCAATACAGAAAAGATGGAAACCAAACTGGAAAATCCATATATTTTATTGTATGATAAAAAAGTTTCCAACCTCAAAGATTTACTTCCTGTTTTAGAACAGGTTCAAAAAAGCGGAAAACCTCTTTTGATCATCGCGGAAGATATTGAAGGCGAAGCGCTTGCAACTTTGGTTGTCAATAAGCTAAGAGGCGTGCTCAACATCGCAGCGGTCAAAGCTCCTGGTTTTGGCGACAGAAGAAAAGCAATGCTAGAAGATATCGCGATTTTAACAGGCGGTGAAGTGATCAGTGAAGAACTAGGTAGAAATCTAGAAAGCGCGACCATGGACGACCTTGGTGTGGCTTCATCTATCGTGATTGACAAAGACAATACCGTCATCGTAAATGGTGCCGGAGATAAGGCCAAGATAGAAGCGAGAGTTGCTCAAATCAAAGCACAAATCGTTGAAACCTCTAGCGATTATGATAAAGAAAAACTACAAGAGCGACTGGCTAAACTAAGTGGCGGCGTAGCGGTCATCAAAGTAGGTGCAGCAACAGAAACAGAGATGAAAGAGAAAAAAGACAGGGTTGATGACGCACTGAGCGCTACCAAAGCAGCTGTCGAAGAAGGTATTGTTGTAGGTGGCGGTGTCGCTCTTATTATGGCAAATTCAAAAGTGAATTTAAAACTTACAGGTGATGAAGCAATCGGCGCGGCTATCGTAAGCCGGGCGATCACAGCCCCCCTAAGACAGATTGCTGAAAATGCAGGATTTGACTCAGGCGTCGTGATCAACAAGATCAAAGAAAGTACAGTTAAAAATATCGGTTTTGATGCAGCAAGCGGTAACTATGTCAATATGTTTGAAGCGGGAATCGTAGATCCTGTTAAAGTTGAGAGAATCGCACTGAAAAATGCGGTTTCAGTTGCTAGCTTATTATTAACTACTGAAGCTACCGTTACAGATATAAAAGAAGAAAAAGCAGCTCCTGCGATGCCGGATATGAGTGGCATGGGCGGCATGGGCGGCATGGGCGGCATGATGTAACTACCCTTTAATCAAGCAATCCTTTCAAAAAACTGCTTGGAAGTCGTATATCAAGTATTATACGACTTCCAAAAAAACTCTTTTTTTTGATATAATATCATCAAAAAAGGAGTAGAAGATGCAAGTATCAAATTTTGTTGCCTATACTTCGTTTTTTAGCTCCCATCACATCAAAAAATTAGCCCGAAATATTTTAAGCTATATCAAACCTTGTCATTGCAATTATATCTTTAGATTAAAAATCAGACTTATTATGCTCTTGCATATATTTATACCTCGATGTCCTTATTACTGTACTTATTTTGCTTTTAGGCGAACTGGTGTACATCCTCCTTTTTCCTATCAAAACTTATAACCCATTTTCATAGTCGGCAATCGACACAATCAATATTATAAATAAGATAGGAATCACTATGTCAAAAAATTATGTAACCGGTTTCCCAAGAATCGGGGAACAAAGAGAATTAAAAAAAGTATTGGAGAGTTTTTGGGCAAAAAAAGTCCCATTTAATGAAGTCGAAACTATTGCAAAAAATCTCAGACAAAGACACTGGGAGTATCAAAGAAACGCGGGTATCGACTACATCAGTTCTAACGATTTCTCCCTTTATGACACTATGCTAGACACCAGCATCATGCTCAATGCCATCCCAAAAAGATTTCGGGATCTCACAGATGAAACGCTGTATTTTACGATGGCACGAGGTGATAAGACACGAATCGCCATGGAAATGACCAAATGGTTTAATACCAACTATCACTACATCGTTCCAGAATTATCACTTGAAGATCACTACAAAGCCAATGCTTCAAAAATCATAAACGAATATATGGAAGCCAAAAAGCTCGGTATCAAAACCAAGATAAATCTCATAGGTCCATTAACATTTTTAGGCCTATCAAAAAGGATTGATGGAAAAGATCCTTATGAATTTTTAGGCAGAGTATTGCCAATCTATGAAGAAGTACTTTCGCGTATCGGCACGCTTGATGATATCATCACGGTGCAGATTGATGAGCCGATCTTTGTAAAAGATTTGGAACCAAAAGTGAAAAGTCTCATCAAACCGACCTATGACAGGCTCTCAACTACGGCTTCCAATGTGAAGCTCATCGTCACAAGTTACTTTGAGCATGCAAACGAAGCCACAAAAATATTGGTCAATACTCCGATATGGGGACTTGGCCTTGATTTCGTATATGGAGAGGAAAATCTCGAAGTGCTTGATTTTATTGCAAAAAGCGGCAAACATCTGATAGCGGGCGTGGTTGATGGGCGAAATATCTGGAAAAATGATTTTCAAAAAACCCTGAATTTGCTAGATAAAATCTCGCAAACACTCGGCAAAGAAAATCTTATTATCAGCACCTCATGTTCACTTTTACATGTACCTTTTAGTATAACTCTTGAGAAACATATGAAGGAAGAAATAAAAAATTGGCTTAGTTTTGCCGTTGAAAAACTGGATGAAATCACTATAATCTCAAGGCTGTTTTTCGAGGAACATCATAAACATGACAAAAATCTACATGACGCTTTAAGAGAAAATACGCAAGCCAACCTCAACAGACGAAGCTCCAAACGCATACATGATGATCTCGTCTTACAAAAAATCAAGAATCTTCAAAAATTTCAACGGGACGGACAATTTGAAGAGCGAATCAAAATCCAGAGAAAAACCTTGGGGTATAGCGATTTAACAACTACAACCATCGGCTCATTTCCTCAAACCGGCGAGATAAGGACAGCAAGAAGCCAGTACAAAAAGAATCTCATATCAAAAAAGGATTATGAATCGTGCATGAAACATTACATCGATGAGTGTATCGCATTTCAAGAAGAGATAGATTTGGATGTTTTGGTACACGGAGAGCCGGAACGAAATGACATGGTTGAGTATTTTGGAGAACAACTCAAGGGGTATGGCTTCACTCAAAACGGATGGGTACAAAGCTATGGAAGTCGATGCGTCAAACCCCCTTTTATTTACGGAGATATCAGCAGGCCTAAACCGATGACGGTTGAGTGGATAACTTATGCACAAAGCAAAACGAACAAAATCATAAAAGGGATGCTCACAGGCCCTGTTACGATACTCAACTGGTCTTTTGTACGAGATGATAAGCCCCGACATATAGTAGCCCAGGAGATTGCTGTTGCCATCAGTGAGGAAGTTGATGACTTACAAAATGCCGGTATCAAAATCATCCAGATTGATGAAGCTGCTTTTAAAGAAGGGTATCCTCTTCGAACTGACAAAATAAAAGAGTATGAAAAGTGGGCTGTGGCAAACTTCAAACTTTGTGCTTCTACAGCCCGCAAAGAAACTCAAATCCACACACACATGTGTTATAGCGAGTTTAATGATATCATCAAAACGATTGAAGCTATGGATGCCGATGTCATCACAATAGAAACTGCACGAAGCGGCAATGAGCTTTTGAAAATCTTTAAAAAAGTCGGATACAAACAAGAGATAGGACCCGGAGTTTATGATATTCACTCTCCACGCGTTCCAAGTGTGGAGGAAATCGTCAAACAAATCAACCGATTACTTGAAGTGCTGCCAAAAGAACAGCTATGGATCAATCCTGATTGCGGACTGAAGACCAGAGGCTGGAGCGAAGTAAAACAGAGTTTGGAAAATATGGTCAAAGCGGTAAAACTTGTGAAAAGCTCGCTTTAGCGGTTATCGGCTCTTTTTTCTATTGATAAAATAGACTCCTAAAAAGATCAACCCTGCGGAGATATAATCGACCCAGTTTATATCTTCGCCTACGATAACAACACCGATAAAAAGCGCCACAACCGGCGGTAAATATGTAACCGAAGCGGCTTTGATGGAACCGAACTTCTCAATCAGATAATAATAGATAATATAGGCCAAGCCTGTACCTAAAAGCCCCAAACCCAGCACTAAACCCACCGCAGTATTGGCATCACTCCACACACGATTGATACCATCAAAATCTGTAATAAAGAGCAATATAAGCAATGCAAACCCCAACTGATATGTTGTCAGTGCGACTACTGGAATCCTGAGCGGCATGATATATTTTTTAGCATAAACAAACGATGCCCCAACACTAAGTGAGCCAGATAGCATATAAACGATACCTTTTATACTAAGAGATTCCACATGCCAGGTGAAAATACCGCTGATGGTGACAACCCCTAAAAACCCAAGCAGCAATCCTAAGAAACCAAATTTATCCGTTTTTTCATCTTTTAAAAATATGATGGAAAGCAAAAACGAGAAAAGCGGTATCGCACCGCTCAGTACACCGGCTACACCCGATGGCAGCAAAAAGGAGCCTTTGACAAAACCAAAATAATATATAACCGCTGCAAGCAATGCCATGATAATAAAATGCCTAAAATGCTTCAAGTGCGATAAAGAGAGAACTTTTGAATAATACGCATACAAAAGTACCGGAATAAACCCAAAAAGTATCCTAAAAAACACCACTTGCATCGGACTAATCAAATGAGCTGCCAATTTCATGTAGATAAAATTGCTGCCCCAGATAATCCCAAGCGCAAAAAATGCAATGACAGGGAGAAATCTCATTTATTTATCACATAATGATCCACAACCCACTCAGAAAATGGCATCGAAGAGGTAAAAGCCGGAGAGACTGCATTGAGTACGTGAATACTCACATCATCGCCTTCAACCACGAAATCCTGAACCAGTTCCAGCGTCGTCGTATCTAAAAGTTGTGCTCTGATACCCGGGGTACTCCATGTCGTAAATCCACTCATATCAAGTGGTTTCGTCAGTCCTTTTGCAAGATTTAGAAGATAGGATTTGGAGTATTTTTTCACTTCACTTACAGCAAGCGCTCTAAACCCAAAAGCATTCGTAAAAAATAATTTGGCTTCATAAAACAGGATTTGAGCCATCTCAAAAATATTAAAATTCGCAAAGCCCTTATAATTTTCCCGCCAAAAAGCAGGAATCGCTGTGGGGCCGATTTTACTAGCATTTTCAACCGCATACGTATAATGCACTCCCAAAAAAGGATTGGCGAGATTGGGAACCGGATAGACATTGGTCGTAAGTCCACAGATATTTTTTTTATCTTTGAGATAAATTCCTTTAAATGGAATGATGACATATTTGTGAGCAAAACCAAAATCTTTGGCGATTTTATCGGCATACAATCCCGCACAATTGATGAGTTTTCTAAATCTAAGTATTCGTTTGCTCGTCTGAATCTCATGCGTATCCGTTCGCTTCACATAGGCCGTATCTGTCATGATCTCCACACCCATCTCTTGAATATATTTTTTGAATTCAAGCGTGACTTCTTTGGGGTCAATCGTCGCAGTAGTAGGTGAAAATAGCGCCTTTGTTGTGGTCTTGAGATGGGGATATCGCGCGTCTAACTCTTCATCGCTCAACCAATCTAAA
This genomic window from Sulfurospirillum sp. 1612 contains:
- the lhgO gene encoding L-2-hydroxyglutarate oxidase, producing the protein MYDYVVIGGGIIGLNIARALKEKQKSATIAVIEKEEDVGMHSSGRNSGVLHAGFYYSADSLKAKFTKEGNARLQTFCDERGLRINKCAKVVVAQNDDEVEGLEELKRRGDVNGVALDWLSDEELDARYPHLKTTTKALFSPTTATIDPKEVTLEFKKYIQEMGVEIMTDTAYVKRTDTHEIQTSKRILRFRKLINCAGLYADKIAKDFGFAHKYVIIPFKGIYLKDKKNICGLTTNVYPVPNLANPFLGVHYTYAVENASKIGPTAIPAFWRENYKGFANFNIFEMAQILFYEAKLFFTNAFGFRALAVSEVKKYSKSYLLNLAKGLTKPLDMSGFTTWSTPGIRAQLLDTTTLELVQDFVVEGDDVSIHVLNAVSPAFTSSMPFSEWVVDHYVINK